In the Raphanus sativus cultivar WK10039 unplaced genomic scaffold, ASM80110v3 Scaffold0206, whole genome shotgun sequence genome, ATTCTGACTCtacttttcttattttcttttcttcagtTTAAATCACGCGCCATTATCTTCACACATTAATCGAACGGTTGTTAAGTGATCGATGTTTTGATGTAATACTTGGACGTGGTTAACACCACACAGATGCGATGTTGTATTTGGTTTTTAAGATTTCCTTGGTCATTAATACTACTAGTTTATTACGTGTTGGTCAGAGACAAGTCATAACTAGTTAACTACACATTAAcatcaactttaaattaattAGTATCTCTTATCAAAACTAATTAATCAGGCTAAAATAAGATGTGCAAACCTGACAAAACTAGAAAAGACTATATAGATTAGCAGTTTACCCAAAGAGCTAAAAGACAAACACTATATGAATCATTCATAAGAAACTGATATAAAGAAAGTGAAGCTCTGCTGTTACTTGGACATATAGATAAATATATCAATGTATGTgtgtatcatcatcatcatcatagcaATTAttcaacccaaaaaaaaagtttagattcaaaaaaaaaaagaaaacagagaggcTTGAAAGGAATCATCATCACCAAACATGTTTTTATTTCGTATCTCAATGGTCAGGATTGAATTTGACGGACTCCTTGTAGATAAGCTCCTTAATATGTTCTTCCGTGCATGAAGGATGCTCGAAGTCGAAGCTGAAAGGAGTTGGACAGATAGGTTCTTTCGCCACGTCGTGGTGCGGTGATAGATAAGCATGGCCAAGAGCTTCATCGACTATACACAACAGACAAAAATATTGAGATAAGTCTAATGAAAAAGACTTCATGCATGCATGCTTTGTTGTGTGTTGTAGGTTTTACCTGAGATGCGCTGGTTTGGATCAAATATGAGCATTCTCTCCAGCAAATCGATAGCGGAAGAGGGCATCTTCGGAAACCTAGCAGAAAACTGTTGTTTAGGGTATCGTGGCAGTTGCCTCACGTATCTTCTTGCGTTGTCGCTGCGGAGGAAACCAAGACTGGAGTTGTCCGGAGAGCCTACAAGCTGTTGTTTCAAcaaagtgtatttttttaactGAAGAGTGCTGCAGTTTTCAGACATGGTCAAAACtgatgtttgttttgtttacctCTGTGATAAGCCTAAGCTGATGAACATAGTCTTTGCCAGGAAACAAAGGCTGTCCCGTCATGATTTCTCCCAGTATACAACCCACTGACCATATATCTATAGCTGCAGTGTACTCTGAGCAGTTAAGAAGCAACTCGGGAGCTCTGTACCAACGCGTGACGACGTATTCAGTCATGAAGTCCGTGTCTGAAGTCGTTCTCGCAAGCCCAAAatcaccaatctttagctcgTGTTTGGAGTTAAGCAGCACGTTGCTTGGCCTTAGATCACGATGTAGTATGTTGGCCGAGTGCACGTACTTGAGCCCTCTTAAGAGCTGGTACACAAAGAACTGTTGAAAAGGGAAGATATAAGTTAATAAAGATGAGATCAGAGAGTTTCCATAAGATCACAGATCAGACTTACGCGACACTGATCATGGCTTAAGGTTTGGTTAGAACGGAGGACACGCTGGAGATCAGTGTCCATTAACTCATAGACAATGTAGACATCGTTGAAGATGTCTCTTTGCGGTGGTCTTACAATATCCTTGATGGCTATGACCTGAAGAATCAAACCGAAGCTTGTAGATCAGATTGATTGGAGATTAAAAgcgaaataaataaaacagaggaaacagagtaTCCTCTGTTTTCCTCAGATTGATTGAAGGTTTAGGTTTTACGTTCTCATGATCCATGTGCCTTAGAAGCTTGATCTCACGTAGAGCTCTCTTAGCATCAATAATATTGTCAAAAGCATTACCAATCTTCTTAATAGCCACTTTCTCTCCAGTCACTGAGTTCACCGCAGCACTGAAACTCAAGAATCAAGAGCCAAATGAAcattcaaaagaagaagaaggcgtTGATGATTGATGATCAAGAACAAAGATATCAGAAGAGAGCTTTACCAGACGATACCACAGGCGCCTCTACCGATGGGACGGATAGGAGGGACATACTTTCtggaaacttcaaagagttgTCCATAAACGTTGTACTGAATATAACGGCCTCCGTGTGTTGGTACCACTTTGATGCAATGATCTGTAGAGCAAGAGCTCGATTCTCCAGACATGATGATGCAATGAATCAGACCAAGAACAAGGGCCTTTGTTGAAGTTTAAGGTCTCTCTTGAAGACATTTAAAACCATGTGAATAGAAAGAAGCTTTTCTCAACTGTAAAAGATCTCTCAAGTGATCCGTGACTCTAAAGAACATGAAAGATCATCACATACGTGTATTTTGTCACGAGAAGTAGTCACTCCTTTTCTCAATATTGCAAATTTCATTTGTTACTACTAATTGCAAggattatatctttttattaaaaacaagtCAAACAGAAGTTTTATATCTTTGTATTGATTTCAATCAGTACAGACAAGACCAACACACTTAAACCAAACATACAAAAGCTCAACAGATGCACACTTTCAGAGACCTAGACTCTGCCTTTCCTGTCAGGCTTACACTTGTTTACTCTTACTCCACATTTGCATTGCCAGAGAATGAGTCACTAGACCTAAGATTACATAGCAACACATCTCTGCCGCTTAAAGTCATTTTGAAGAAACTATCAACTTCCTCTAGTAACTGATCTAACCCTTGAGACAATTTCTCAGCCTGCGTCCTCAACTCCATCACACAGTCACTAAAAGTTTCATCTTCCACACCGTCTTGTATCATTGGGTAAAGCTTCTCCACACTAGCATCAACCCTCTCCAGCTCTTTGAGAATCGTACTCCTACCCGAAGATAACAAGTCTCTGATCTCAGCGTTCACAACACTCTGCATATCAGCAAAAGCCTTAGCCCACAGCGGTTTATCAGAGACAGTTAAATCGAAAAGATCGGTAGTGGAGTCAGACCAGGCCGCGGTAAATACACTGCAGATATAAACCGTTTGAACCTTCACACCGTAGAAAGCTCTCATCAGAACTTTCCCTTTAGGAGAGTTCTTGACCTTAGGCAAGCTCAGAGACTTCACAAGAGAGTCTAAAACCGCACGGCAGTTTTCGACTCTAGCGTTGTTGGCATTAACATGCTGCCTCCAGCTATCGAGAGAAGACCTAGCCTGGAGATACTTCTCACCAGGACCAGACTGTAAACTATGCAGAACGCACTTAAGGTAGAgatctccttggttgagacgCGTGAGCTCCGAGCTAAAGGCGTTGCAGAGATCCAGTAGCTTCACGCTGATGTCGAGGTAGACGTCGACCCATTTCTCTTCCCAGTCGGAGACAGGGAGCTGGAGGTCGGTGATGAGGGTGTTGATGTTGTTGTGAGTCTCGCAGAGTGACTCCATAGCTAGCTTCATCCAGGATAGAGTGAGGATGTCGTCTTTGGACTTGGGCATGAGTTTCTTTAGCCTCTCTGCTAAAAGTAACTCGAAGTTGTTCAGTAGAGAGAGCAGCCACGGGGATAAAGCTGAGCCCTTGGGGGATAGGATGCGAAAGGGGTTCCCAAATGGGAAGAAACCTCTCGGTGGATCTTGTGCTCTGCTCATTTTGATAGACACTGAAACAACGAAGAGGTGAATATTGTAAGCATCATGTTTAATCAAATAAACCAATTTGATTTCAGCAATTGAAGGTATATCATGTGTTCTTCTTGCTACATATAGGGGTTGTAATAGAGGAACGATTCAAACCTTACAAAAAGCTGACAACTTTTGTAGATCTTAAATCAAAAACTAAACTTTCAGTTTTATTATAAGAATCCCACATGGAGACAAACCgtaataaattgatataattcTTAATCTAACACTTAAAGATGGCCAGAACTCAGCTATTTAGGGgataaagtttcaatctttaGAGATTCGAAGAACCCTAGAAACTAATTATCCACACAAAAATCTACATCGAGCAGGGAACTCTTAATTTCCAGAAGAACAAACATCTAAAAGTAAACTCAATTTCCAGGAAACTTACGGATTTAAAGTTGTTGGAAATGAAGAAATCAAACGAGGAAAGTGTGGTGGAAATGACCTTCTAAATTCTAATGCTTCGTTATATGTTTTAGGTGAGAAAAAACTTATGGCGGAGGTCTCCGACGTCAGTTTATAAGGATAACTGTACTGTGGTGTAAAGCACAAATCACAAATTCACACGTGTACAACTATGAATGGTGGTTACCTTTGATAATTTCACAGCTCTGTGCATAGAATTAAAAAACTCTTATAGAAAGTGGACggctaaataaataaattatctttgTCGAAAGACCAAAACGAGACGGTTTCGTG is a window encoding:
- the LOC108851815 gene encoding mitogen-activated protein kinase 12 — its product is MSGESSSCSTDHCIKVVPTHGGRYIQYNVYGQLFEVSRKYVPPIRPIGRGACGIVCAAVNSVTGEKVAIKKIGNAFDNIIDAKRALREIKLLRHMDHENVIAIKDIVRPPQRDIFNDVYIVYELMDTDLQRVLRSNQTLSHDQCRFFVYQLLRGLKYVHSANILHRDLRPSNVLLNSKHELKIGDFGLARTTSDTDFMTEYVVTRWYRAPELLLNCSEYTAAIDIWSVGCILGEIMTGQPLFPGKDYVHQLRLITELVGSPDNSSLGFLRSDNARRYVRQLPRYPKQQFSARFPKMPSSAIDLLERMLIFDPNQRISVDEALGHAYLSPHHDVAKEPICPTPFSFDFEHPSCTEEHIKELIYKESVKFNPDH
- the LOC108855818 gene encoding protein BPS1, chloroplastic, with the translated sequence MSRAQDPPRGFFPFGNPFRILSPKGSALSPWLLSLLNNFELLLAERLKKLMPKSKDDILTLSWMKLAMESLCETHNNINTLITDLQLPVSDWEEKWVDVYLDISVKLLDLCNAFSSELTRLNQGDLYLKCVLHSLQSGPGEKYLQARSSLDSWRQHVNANNARVENCRAVLDSLVKSLSLPKVKNSPKGKVLMRAFYGVKVQTVYICSVFTAAWSDSTTDLFDLTVSDKPLWAKAFADMQSVVNAEIRDLLSSGRSTILKELERVDASVEKLYPMIQDGVEDETFSDCVMELRTQAEKLSQGLDQLLEEVDSFFKMTLSGRDVLLCNLRSSDSFSGNANVE